CAATCGCACTCCTCACGTCGTAAAAGTCAGCGAAGCGCTTGGATGGACGGTGTTCTGGGTTGCCCTGGCGATGGCCTTCAACACGTTTGTGTACTTCAATCGCGGACCGGAGGCCGCCAAGGAGTTCTTCGGCGGCTACCTCTTGGAACAGTCGCTCTCGGTAGACAACATCTTTGTGATCATTCTGATCCTCCGATACTTCAAGGTTGCCCCGCAGTACCATCACAAGGTTCTCTTCTGGGGTATCATCGGTGCGCTTGTGATGCGCGGTTCAATGATCGCCCTTGGTTCGGCCCTTATCCATGCCTTTGACTGGATCTTCTACGTCTTTGGCGCCTTCCTGCTCTTCACCGGAGTACGTATGGCGTTCGCCAGCGAGGATGCCGAAGATCTCGATGATAACGTGGTGGTGAAGTATTCCAGGAAGATCTTCCGGATCACCGACACGTACCATCAAGAGCGCTTCAGCATCATGAAGGATGGGGTTCGTTGGTTCACACCATTGTTCCTTGTTGTGATCGTGGTGGAGTTCACGGATCTTGTCTTCGCTGTGGACTCTATTCCGGCCATCTTTGCCATCACCCACGACACCTTTATTGTCTTTACGTCCAACGTTTTTGCGGTGATGGGTCTGCGATCACTCTTCTTTGCCGTGGCCGGCGTAATGGGAATCTTCCACTTCCTCAAATATGGGTTGAGTGTGATCCTCTCCTTCATCGGAGTAAAGATGATCATCCATGATTGGTATGTGGTTCCTATCGACATCGCCCTCGGTGTGATCGCCGGTGTCCTTGCAATTTCCGTCCTTGCATCGATCATCTTTCCAGAAGAGAAGTCAACAGACGATGCAGATACTCCTGACGCTACTGCATAGGGCAACCTTCGTACTCGCATGTATCGTTGGTCTTGCGGCCTGCTCCAGTTCCTCTTCAACACGCGGATCCGTTTCGCCTAGAGTGGATCATGTTCTCGCAGTTGCCGAAGACCTTCTCGGCACCTCGTATTGTGCTGCAGGTAGCACCCCCGATTGTTTCGACTGCTCCGGATTTGTGACCTATTGTTTTTCGGACATTGGGATCGAACTCCCTCGAACGGCGCGTGCCATGTATGAGCAGGGACGTCAGGTGGAAAGGGGCTCCATCCGTCCGGGAGACCTCGTCTTCTTTCGAACGAACGGCACATCAATCTCCCATGTCGGGATCTTGATCAACGCCACGTCATTCATCCACTCGTCTACGTCACGCGGTGTGATGATCTCGCCCCTTACCGACTCGTACTGGGCACCGCGATATGTAGGGGCATGTCGCGTGTCGAATTGATCGTTGCTAGATTGTGCCGTTGAGATGGCGAAGAATTCATCCGGGGGGAAGAAATGGTCCGAATCCTACTTGTTGTCCTTATCGTAGTGGTGGGTGCTCATTGCCTATCTGCACAACAGAATGATCAGATATCTACCGGCATACTGCCTGTGATCTCAGGCAGGGTTCGAAGTACCACCGACGGTGCACTTTCAGACCTCACTGTCTACATAACCGAACCTCGCAGCCTTGCTCGGTATATCTCGGCAGTCGTGGATCGTGACGGAAATTTCCGGTTTGAACCCGACGCACGGATACGCGCAGGCGTGTACAAACTGGCTTTTGCATCTCCGGATCATAAGATGCTCGTACACGACATCTTCCTCACCTCCGAGACTCGTGGTGTGAAGATCGTGGTGACATTAGAGACGAACCGCAAGCGAGGAGAAGTGATCGACAGCGTGAAGATCATATCGGACTTCTCCGACGGAAACTTTGATAACGCCCCACGGATGTCACAACGGTCTGACGGAACGTATGCTGCCGATATCGCTCTTAAAGGCGGAACAGCTGTCTATCAGGTCATTCCGTACATCACCGGCATTCCGGCTGACGATAACCATAGCGTGAATGGCACCATGCAATCATCGTACGAATACGATGACGGCGGTGACTATCGCAGCATCATCAAGGGCAAGGGAAAGAAGATCACAATCGTCTGGAACCCAGCTGCTGCTGCCACCTCCGATAAGCCTGCCGACTTTGTCTACCTCTCTCCCGATGACATTCGCATCGACTCAGCACGTGAGTCCTTCAACAAGAGATCGTTCGATGCCTTTAGGGGGCTCCCGCCGAACATTACGGACCCTATTGAGATCAGACGCTGGCGCAACGGTCGCGAGGGCGATGCCGCATTTGAGCTCACTAAAGCGCTCGAACTCCCGGAAGGTCGACTACGCGATGTTGCAATCGCGAATTCCTGCATCCGCTACATTCCGCTCGTTCTTTCGTTCCGGGACGAAACGAGCTATGCTGAACGTATAGCATCGAGTGTTCCTCCTGATGCCTACGCCTGGACGGTTAGCGACGAAGCACTCGTCCCGATCATCGCAACGGCACCTGCATTGCCAACACTGTGGGAGTATCTGGATAGCGTGGTTTCGGCACATCCTGATCGCGGTGCAGATGTTCTGTATAGATCGATGCTTGTTGCATCCCTTGCCGGAGACAGTGCACAGATCAAACGACTCTATGATCGCTTCATGAGTGCGTACCCCAAACACGATATGGCCAGCTCAGTGAAGCGGAAGTTCAATCCGAATAGCTTCATCAAACCGGGCAATCAACTTCCATCGTTCGACTTCACACTTCTCGGTGACCCAAACACCCACGTCACACCGTCCAGTCTACGCGGCAAGTACGTGCTGATCGATCTATGGGCTACCTGGTGCGCCCCCTGTGTGGCTGAAATGCCAAACATCGAACGCGTCTGGAAACTCTACGGCGGATCGAAACTTGAGATCGTAAGTATCTCCCTTGATGCAAACGAGAAGGACATCGCCCCATTCCGCGAGAAACGTTTCCCGATGGCTTGGAAACACGTCTATTCTCCGGGTCTTTTCAATAGTAAGGCCGCCGAACTCTTCGAGGTCTCCGGTATTCCGAAGCCGATCCTGGTTGGGCCGGACGGACGGATCATCGCCATCTCCGAAGGCTTGCGTGGAGAAGAGTTGGAGAAGACGTTGGGAGTGTATTTAGAACTAATGTGCTAATGTGCTAATGTGCTATTGTGCTAATGGCGGAGTTGATCTCGTCGATGACGAGCTGTTCCTGCACGGTTTCGGCGATGGAGCGTGCTTCGAGGAGCCACTTGAGGGCTGAGGGTTTGTCATTGCGTTCGGCGGCGATGAGTCCGCGTGTGTAGAGCGCGATCGCTTGGCCATACCCGTCGTCCAACGAGCGTTTGGCAGCGATGCTCTGCTCGATAAGGACCTCGGCCGCGTCGAGATCTCCGCGTCGCATATGCAGTTGGGCAAGATTGGTCTTGAGTGAAGAGCCCCCTACCACATCAGCTATTCTCTCGTGAAGTTCAAGTGCTCTTCCATAGATCTCTGCGGCTTCGTCTAGTTGACCAAGGTCTGCATAGGCTATGCCAGCATTGTTCAACGCACGCGCCATTCCATCCCATCGCTGAAGCGCCTCATACGCGCTGGCGGCCTCAAGGAAGTATGGGATACTAGAACCATATTCATCGCGATGCACCTTGATGCGTCCGATGTTCACAAGGGCGTTGGCCACTCGATCAGAATGTCCCACGTGTTTGGCCAAGGCTAGAGATCGTTCAAAACATACCTCTGCTCCATCGAGGTCTCGATTTGATTCGTGCCACATTCCTAGCATCGAGATAGCTGCAAGCTCTCCAACAACGTTGTGATGAGATTCAGATAGTCGCAATGCTTCGTTGGCATACCGTTGAACACCATCCGGGTCACCGGACATATTGGCTGCCGCGGCTCGTCTGCAAAGAGACGTCACTTCAAGTTCCGGGTCATCGGCGCTTCGCCCTAACTCAATGGCTTCGTCGAAACAGGAGATCGTCTTAGGAACATCTCGGACGAATTGTTCGATCATCCCAAGAAGTCCCAATGTCTGGCCGCGAACCCGTTTCATTGCACGGGATACGACACCTGATTCGCTTATCCGCAACACCTGTGCGATAGCAGACCGTGCCTCTTGTTCAGCATACATGCGCCATGCTCGTTCTGCAACCTGGATCCACGTCCGCATTGCTTCGATCTTGTTGCCTCCTAACTCTGTATGGACGGCAAGCTTGGTCAGTAAGGAATGAGCATCTACTCCTTCTTCAGCAGCAACGTCTCGCTCAGCTCTCAAGACCTCGGCAATGGAGGCATGAAGGATCTCGCGTTCTTCATCTCCGATACGTTCTGCAAGTGCATGTTGAACAGCCTCATTGACGAACGTGTATGTTGGTGTCTCGGTGCCATAGACAATTGTCTTGCCCTCAGAACGCACCAGCATATGCTCGTTCTCTGCCCTTCTTAGAACCTGAGCGATCTGCAATGGTGGTAAGGGGCTTATCGATCGCAGTACAAGAGACGTAAACGTCTCTCCTTCGATGGCTGCCATGGAAAGGAGATCTCGCTGTTCGGGATCGAGGCGCGACAATTTCTCCGCGATAACGGCATCGATACTTGCACGCGACGCATCGTTGATGTCTCGATGTGTATACCCCAAGGCAAAGAACGGATTCCCGCCGCTATATCGAACAAGAGCATCAGCAGACACGTCGGCAGAGCCAACGAGTTCAAGAAGTTCATCGCCGCTCATCGGAGGTAGTTCGATCTCCGTACAGAGATCATAACGTTCTAGTTCACGACGAATATGAAGGAGCTCATGTTCACTGCCATCCCGCGACGTACGCACATCATCTTGACGGTAGGCAAGGACACACGTCATGTTTCCGGCAGACGCTCTGGCAAGAGCAAAGAGGAGATTCAGAGAGGAGTCATCTGCCCAATGTGCATCATCAATGATGAGAACCACTCGCCCCTTTTCAGCAAGGGCACGGAAGAATCCGATACATTGATGGAACACATGTTCACGACTCGTAGCGGGCTCGGAGGGGGCAGATGCAGCACGATGTTCCTTGACGATCGACACTGTATCCACGGTGGACTCGATCAGATCACCAACGATCGGGATGAACTTGATCCACGCACGAGCGAGGTCCGTCACCAACTTCTTCGTCTGCGTGTTAGGCGCTTCTTCGGCCAGTTCACGCATCATCTGGATCCACGGATACAGTGCCTCTACTGCTCCTACATTGATCCCGGCAAGGGGCGAGGAACAATCCACATCTGCGATGCGCACTGCCGTATGGTCTCGAGCGATCTCTTCTTTTAGGCCACGCAACATTGTTGACTTGCCCATTCCGGCTTCGCCGGTCAGAAAGACCACCGGTTTGGTGCCCGACAGCAATTCGGTCAGAAGAAGATGGCGAGTCTGCGAGCGGGACATACCTATAACCAATATGCTGTTGCAAGAACGAGAACACCTCGGACGAAGACCAAGACTACCACAGCAACCGAGCCTTGGAACAATGCCGAAGACATCGAAACATTAGAGATCGACATCACGCTGCGTGTTACATAGAAGAGTTCTGCGCCAAAGCCGAACAACAAGATCATTGATGAGATCATGATACTCATGGGGGTCAGTGCGATGATGCCGGCCGGTGTTGAACCATCAACATCCATCGAGGCACCGTCAACTGAAAAGCGAAGAACCACCACAACAAGGACGATCCAGAGAACGGAGAACAGCCAGCCCCCTAACCACCAATAGCCGAGTCTGCGAACCTTGCGTCGATTGTTGACACTCTCTGAGCGATATCCTTGTATTGCATACCAGATAGCGGCAATTGCGGCAGGTGTTACGTACCATAATGAGAATTGACCGATCAGTCCAAGTACAAGAGTTGCCCCGGTGATGTGGAAGGCATGGGCAACGTGGGTATTGAACATCGCCGTTGATGGCCTGCGATAGAGGATCAGGACGATCGTGAGTGGGATCACCGAGATCAGTGCTGCCAAGGACGCCCTATCGATGAGTGCCTCGCGGATAGCCGGCGTCATCGTAAACGGAAGCCCTGACTTGTACGAGAGGGATGTCACCAATTCCAAGACATCCATGCTCACCGAACTCTCGACTGCATCCGTCATCCCTACCTTGTCAAAGACAAAGGGGGCAATACCAAACACCACAACACAGATAACGAGGAAGAGGCGAGACGGCACCGGACGAGACGCCCGTTTACCCTCCAAATAGTCCCTTGTGAGCCGTCCGGGATACACCATCAGATCTACAAAGGCCGTCCAGATCTTCCCGTCGATCGAGAGGAAGTCGTAGGAGATGTCAACAAGATATTCCTTGAAGGTCTGGCCATGGATATCGCGCTCCTGTCCGCAGGAAGCGCAGAATGAACCCGATCCTGTAGCTCCGCAATTGAGGCATTCTGCCACTTCGTCAGGTCCTAACCGCATTTCTGACATATGTTTAGTCCGATTTACCGCCGTTTTGACAGACCTACCGGTTTGGCACAGTTTTCCATGGGGAACGGCAGCACAGATATGCCCCCTTTCAACAGGCACTTCACAATGTACTCAACCAAACGTTTCAGGAGACCAGCCATGACAATGATCAAGGTTGACCCGTTTCGCAGCTTCGACACAGTTGTACGCAGAATGGGCGATGTATTCGACGATATCCAACGCGGCGGCATTCGATTTGAAGTTGGGGAGTTCAGCCCGCGAGTTGATGTGTCCAACAACGCTGACGGCCTTACAATCCACGCCGAGCTTCCCGGAATGGAAAAGAACGACGTGAAGATCACGATCACCGACGGCAACGTTCTTACCATCCGCGGTGAGAAGAAGCGTGAAGAACATCACGAAGAGAAGAACTATATGCGCGTTGAACGCAGCTTTGGCACATTCGCACGGTCATTCACCTTGCCTGATAGCATGCGAACGAACTCGGTGAATGCAAGCTTTGAGAACGGCGTTCTCACGATCACGATCCCGAAAGAAGAACCTCTTGCTCCGCAGGAGCAAGAGATCACCATTCAGTAATTGAACAACACACTAGACCACACAAGGAACCTCAATGGGTAAGATCATTGGAATTGACCTCGGCACAACGAACTCGTGCGTAGCCGTGATGGAAGGAACAACTCCGGTTGTGATCGCGAATGTCGAAGGCATGCGCACCACACCGTCAGTAGTTGCCTTCACAAAGAGCGGCGAACGCCTCGTTGGCCAGTCTGCCAAACGTCAAAGCGTTACGAATCCGAAGAACACCGTGTATTCGATCAAGCGCTTTATGGGACGTCAGATGTCCGAAGTGTCGGACGAAGCCAAGAGTGTTCCGTATGCAGTTGTAGCCGGAGACAACAACACGGCGCGCGTTGACATCGACGGACGACTCTATTCGCCCCCTGAGATCTCGGCGATGACGCTCCAGAAGATGAAGCAGACCGCCGAAGACTATTTGGGCGAGAAGATCACAGAAGCTGTGATCACTGTTCCCGCATACTTCAACGATGCACAACGTCAGGCAACCAAGGACGCCGGCGAGATCGCAGGCCTTACTGTCCGACGCATCATCAATGAACCAACAGCAGCTGCCCTTGCCTATGGCCTCGACAAAAAGGGTCAGAACCAAGTTGTAGCAGTTTACGACCTCGGCGGCGGCACGTTCGACATCTCCATCCTGGAGATCGGCGACGGTGTGTTTGAAGTGAAGTCAACCAATGGTGACACACACCTTGGCGGCGACAACTTCGACCAGCGCATCATCGACTTCCTTGCCGACGAATTCCAGAAGCAAGAAGGCATCGATCTTCGCAAGGATCCAATGGCACTCCAACGTCTGCGCGAAGCAGCAGAGAAGGCCAAGATCGAACTCTCGCAGATGCTGCAGACCGATGTGAACCTTCCGTTCATCACCGCAACAGCAGACGGTCCGAAGCACCTCAACATCAACATCACTCGTGCTCGTTTTGAGCAGATGTGTGTTGATCTCTTCGACCGTTCCCTCAAGCCATGCGAAGGCGCTTTGAAAGATGCCAAGCTCACCCCGTCACAGATCGATGAAGTGATCTTGGTAGGGGGCTCCACACGCATCCCAAAGATCCAAGAACTCGTGAAGAATTTCTTCGGCAAGGAACCAAACAAGGGTGTAAACCCCGATGAAGTGGTTGCCGTAGGTGCTGCCATCCAAGGTGGCGTACTCTCCGGTGATGTGAAGGATGTGCTTCTCCTCGATGTTACACCGCTTTCGCTCGGTATCGAGACAATGGGCGGCGTGATGACACCGATGATCCAAGCCAACACCACCATCCCGCACCGCAAGACAGAGACCTTCTCCACGGCATCGGACAACCAGCCGTCGGTTGAGATCCACATCCTGCAGGGCGAGCGCTCCATGGCTGCGGATAACAAGACACTTGGCAAGTTCCACCTCGACGGAATTCCGCCGGCTCCGCGCGGTATCCCGCAGGTTGAGGTAACATTCGATATCGACGCCAACGGCATCCTTAGCGTAACTGCGAAGGACAAGGCATCGAACAAGGAACAGAACATCCGCATCACCGGCTCAAGCGGTCTGGACAAGAACGAAGTTGAACAGATGAAGCGCGACGCTCAAGACCACGCTGCAGAAGACAAGAAGCGCAAGGAAGAGATCGAGATCCGCAACCAAGCCGATCAATTGGTCTACAGCACAGAGAAGCAGTTGAAGGAATTCGACGAGAAGCTCGATGCCGACACCAAGGATCGTATCAACAAAGCCAAGGATCGTCTCGCAGACGCCGCCAAGAACAATGCCGCCGACATCCGTCCGGCAATGGATGCCCTCAACCAGATCTGGAGCGAAGCCTCCACAAAGATGTACGAGCAAGCATCCCAAGCCACACCACCAGACGGCGATCAACCAACTGACGGCGCAGCCCCTGGCGAACCAGACGGAAACAAGGTTGAGGATGCGGACTATACGATCGTTGACGAGAAGTGATTCGCGAATAGCGAATAGCGAATAGCGAATAGCGAATAGCGAATAGCGAATAGCGAATAGCGAATAGCGAATAGCGAATTCTAAGGAGCCTGTGTTGGAGAGATCCGGCACAGGCTTTTTTTATGTAGAAGCATCACTTTGTATGAACCCATCCGAATGCGCGTTGAATGGCGGCATCATATCGTTGCGGATCGGAATCCCTGAGACCTACGTGGCCTGCGTTAGGGAATACAACGAATTCTCGTTGATACGGCGATGGCGACATTGCCTGTGCAATGCGTTCACCATGAGCAAGTGGGACACGTTCATCCATGGATCCATGGAGAACGAGGAGGTGGCACTTCAGTTGATGAACAACATTCATTGGGGCTATTGAGACAGGCTCAATGCCTAAGATCTCGCAACTCCGGTCTAAAGCCCACGTGCCAACGAACGGGATACGATACCCTGTTTTCGATTTCACGAGGTCATCAGTAAGACTCCACACGTCTGAATATCCACTTTCCTCAATAACGAGATCCACGATGCGATGATCGGATCGTCCATCTAGATCCGCAGCTAGGATCGCGGTTACAGCACCCATGGAATTCCCCCACAATATCACAGGACGATTCTCCGGAAGCGGCTTTAACGATCTCATGATCGTGAGAAGATCCATACTCTCTCGATATCCATAACTGCAGGTGCTTCCACTGGATCTGCCATGACCTCGTTGATCGAACATTACTACCTCAAAGCCCTGCTCTAGAGACCAAGCCGCAGCACCAAGGCCCCCTTCCTTTTGACTGGCGATACCATGAACAACTATGACTCGCCCCACAGGCTCGCTTTCTATCGGTCTGAGCAATCGAATCTCAAGAATAGTGGAATCATCTGTCCGTAAAACAAATGTCGAATCGAATCTCGATTCAGGAAGTGCCGCTTCTGCTTGTGCTATCCATGTTGCCATCGCAACAGAGTCAGGCCTCATTGGGTGAACGATTCCCCATGGTAGTTCATTAACAGCATATGAATGGAGTTGAAACACCCCATAACCAATGAAGGCAACAATGATCCCGGCTATAGTGATGGCAGTTTTGTGTTTCATAGAAGTCCAATATGCTACTAGAAATCCACGAAATCTGCCATGAACCCCGTAACTCTGTAACTCCGTATCTCCGTATCTCCGTATCTCTGTTAAGGTTTTGTCAAGGTGCACCTGAGTTCCCAACCCCCGATGTTCATGTAGCAACATCTGTTCACACTCTCTTGGTAATGGTATGAATCAGTCGGTACGGTTGGTGATTTGTGTTTGTGCATTCGTTCTTGGGATGATCTCTCTTGGCGCACAAACGAATGATACTTTGGTTTACTTAAATATGTACCGAGTTTTTGAGTATGA
This region of Ignavibacteria bacterium genomic DNA includes:
- a CDS encoding DUF3667 domain-containing protein; the protein is MAECLNCGATGSGSFCASCGQERDIHGQTFKEYLVDISYDFLSIDGKIWTAFVDLMVYPGRLTRDYLEGKRASRPVPSRLFLVICVVVFGIAPFVFDKVGMTDAVESSVSMDVLELVTSLSYKSGLPFTMTPAIREALIDRASLAALISVIPLTIVLILYRRPSTAMFNTHVAHAFHITGATLVLGLIGQFSLWYVTPAAIAAIWYAIQGYRSESVNNRRKVRRLGYWWLGGWLFSVLWIVLVVVVLRFSVDGASMDVDGSTPAGIIALTPMSIMISSMILLFGFGAELFYVTRSVMSISNVSMSSALFQGSVAVVVLVFVRGVLVLATAYWL
- a CDS encoding tetratricopeptide repeat protein codes for the protein MSRSQTRHLLLTELLSGTKPVVFLTGEAGMGKSTMLRGLKEEIARDHTAVRIADVDCSSPLAGINVGAVEALYPWIQMMRELAEEAPNTQTKKLVTDLARAWIKFIPIVGDLIESTVDTVSIVKEHRAASAPSEPATSREHVFHQCIGFFRALAEKGRVVLIIDDAHWADDSSLNLLFALARASAGNMTCVLAYRQDDVRTSRDGSEHELLHIRRELERYDLCTEIELPPMSGDELLELVGSADVSADALVRYSGGNPFFALGYTHRDINDASRASIDAVIAEKLSRLDPEQRDLLSMAAIEGETFTSLVLRSISPLPPLQIAQVLRRAENEHMLVRSEGKTIVYGTETPTYTFVNEAVQHALAERIGDEEREILHASIAEVLRAERDVAAEEGVDAHSLLTKLAVHTELGGNKIEAMRTWIQVAERAWRMYAEQEARSAIAQVLRISESGVVSRAMKRVRGQTLGLLGMIEQFVRDVPKTISCFDEAIELGRSADDPELEVTSLCRRAAAANMSGDPDGVQRYANEALRLSESHHNVVGELAAISMLGMWHESNRDLDGAEVCFERSLALAKHVGHSDRVANALVNIGRIKVHRDEYGSSIPYFLEAASAYEALQRWDGMARALNNAGIAYADLGQLDEAAEIYGRALELHERIADVVGGSSLKTNLAQLHMRRGDLDAAEVLIEQSIAAKRSLDDGYGQAIALYTRGLIAAERNDKPSALKWLLEARSIAETVQEQLVIDEINSAISTIAH
- a CDS encoding redoxin family protein: MVRILLVVLIVVVGAHCLSAQQNDQISTGILPVISGRVRSTTDGALSDLTVYITEPRSLARYISAVVDRDGNFRFEPDARIRAGVYKLAFASPDHKMLVHDIFLTSETRGVKIVVTLETNRKRGEVIDSVKIISDFSDGNFDNAPRMSQRSDGTYAADIALKGGTAVYQVIPYITGIPADDNHSVNGTMQSSYEYDDGGDYRSIIKGKGKKITIVWNPAAAATSDKPADFVYLSPDDIRIDSARESFNKRSFDAFRGLPPNITDPIEIRRWRNGREGDAAFELTKALELPEGRLRDVAIANSCIRYIPLVLSFRDETSYAERIASSVPPDAYAWTVSDEALVPIIATAPALPTLWEYLDSVVSAHPDRGADVLYRSMLVASLAGDSAQIKRLYDRFMSAYPKHDMASSVKRKFNPNSFIKPGNQLPSFDFTLLGDPNTHVTPSSLRGKYVLIDLWATWCAPCVAEMPNIERVWKLYGGSKLEIVSISLDANEKDIAPFREKRFPMAWKHVYSPGLFNSKAAELFEVSGIPKPILVGPDGRIIAISEGLRGEELEKTLGVYLELMC
- the dnaK gene encoding molecular chaperone DnaK — translated: MGKIIGIDLGTTNSCVAVMEGTTPVVIANVEGMRTTPSVVAFTKSGERLVGQSAKRQSVTNPKNTVYSIKRFMGRQMSEVSDEAKSVPYAVVAGDNNTARVDIDGRLYSPPEISAMTLQKMKQTAEDYLGEKITEAVITVPAYFNDAQRQATKDAGEIAGLTVRRIINEPTAAALAYGLDKKGQNQVVAVYDLGGGTFDISILEIGDGVFEVKSTNGDTHLGGDNFDQRIIDFLADEFQKQEGIDLRKDPMALQRLREAAEKAKIELSQMLQTDVNLPFITATADGPKHLNINITRARFEQMCVDLFDRSLKPCEGALKDAKLTPSQIDEVILVGGSTRIPKIQELVKNFFGKEPNKGVNPDEVVAVGAAIQGGVLSGDVKDVLLLDVTPLSLGIETMGGVMTPMIQANTTIPHRKTETFSTASDNQPSVEIHILQGERSMAADNKTLGKFHLDGIPPAPRGIPQVEVTFDIDANGILSVTAKDKASNKEQNIRITGSSGLDKNEVEQMKRDAQDHAAEDKKRKEEIEIRNQADQLVYSTEKQLKEFDEKLDADTKDRINKAKDRLADAAKNNAADIRPAMDALNQIWSEASTKMYEQASQATPPDGDQPTDGAAPGEPDGNKVEDADYTIVDEK
- a CDS encoding alpha/beta fold hydrolase — protein: MKHKTAITIAGIIVAFIGYGVFQLHSYAVNELPWGIVHPMRPDSVAMATWIAQAEAALPESRFDSTFVLRTDDSTILEIRLLRPIESEPVGRVIVVHGIASQKEGGLGAAAWSLEQGFEVVMFDQRGHGRSSGSTCSYGYRESMDLLTIMRSLKPLPENRPVILWGNSMGAVTAILAADLDGRSDHRIVDLVIEESGYSDVWSLTDDLVKSKTGYRIPFVGTWALDRSCEILGIEPVSIAPMNVVHQLKCHLLVLHGSMDERVPLAHGERIAQAMSPSPYQREFVVFPNAGHVGLRDSDPQRYDAAIQRAFGWVHTK
- a CDS encoding TerC family protein, with amino-acid sequence MLNQIPDPILYAGFILLVLFLLALDLGIFNRTPHVVKVSEALGWTVFWVALAMAFNTFVYFNRGPEAAKEFFGGYLLEQSLSVDNIFVIILILRYFKVAPQYHHKVLFWGIIGALVMRGSMIALGSALIHAFDWIFYVFGAFLLFTGVRMAFASEDAEDLDDNVVVKYSRKIFRITDTYHQERFSIMKDGVRWFTPLFLVVIVVEFTDLVFAVDSIPAIFAITHDTFIVFTSNVFAVMGLRSLFFAVAGVMGIFHFLKYGLSVILSFIGVKMIIHDWYVVPIDIALGVIAGVLAISVLASIIFPEEKSTDDADTPDATA
- a CDS encoding C40 family peptidase, which encodes MQILLTLLHRATFVLACIVGLAACSSSSSTRGSVSPRVDHVLAVAEDLLGTSYCAAGSTPDCFDCSGFVTYCFSDIGIELPRTARAMYEQGRQVERGSIRPGDLVFFRTNGTSISHVGILINATSFIHSSTSRGVMISPLTDSYWAPRYVGACRVSN
- a CDS encoding Hsp20/alpha crystallin family protein, yielding MTMIKVDPFRSFDTVVRRMGDVFDDIQRGGIRFEVGEFSPRVDVSNNADGLTIHAELPGMEKNDVKITITDGNVLTIRGEKKREEHHEEKNYMRVERSFGTFARSFTLPDSMRTNSVNASFENGVLTITIPKEEPLAPQEQEITIQ